The genome window tataagagctatgaactgctgttctgctctaatgtccaagagtcgcgatttgattgcaatttcgggatgaatttttggagtatgtagtacaatattaaaagatacacaatgatgatcagacatatttatatcatttactgataagtctgtgacttctatccctctggaaatgactagatcgagggtgttgccaaggttgtgggtgggtcctgtaacatgctgctttagctctaaactgtccaacacattaaggaacttactggctttagcatcagttgtcttattgacatgaatattgaagtcgccattttacaattatccgatcatagctagtgatgatgagcgacataagttcagaaaactggtcgagaaagccagtccatagtttaggagggcggtataaggttaatagaagtacaactgggtcagccttcagagtgagggcaatatactcaaaggaagcgaattcgccaaagttgactcgtgtgcaactatatttgtttgagagaatggaggcaattccaccacctcgtttgccttgtctaattgagtggaagaaattataatttgggggacaagtctcaacaagaacagcttcgctgtctgaagtcagccaggtttcaacaagaaacagaaaatccaattttttttcacaatacaatacaagtaGTGTCATAAGATGCTTCACATAAATATCACCAGTGCCTATGCCTGTGCCTGTAAGTGATGTCTAATGGATCATTAGGCATGCTTAGCCTATATGTAACCTGCTTTATTGTCAACATATTAGTGTTGTTTTAGGTTGATGTGTTTGCCACTTGCTCTCACTTTTTTGTTCACCCTGAAACCctatagcctatttaatgcacAAACGCAGGTGTTCACCTCCAAAGGCAGAGCCCTTCCAGGTGCGCCCTGTGACGAGCTGGAAAGGTCTGGTGGAGATCTCCTGTCCTGCACCCGCCACCCCGAGGATCACACTGGTGCCCCAGCCCTTATGACAGGCCTCCAGTGCAGCCCTCTGCCAACATCAAAACACATTACACATCTTGATTAAATTGCAAACAAACCTTAATAACACAGGAATATCAGATAAGGAAAGGTAATACGGTGAGAGGCCCTCCTTTgcttaaagaaaagaaaaaactcaCAATTCATTTGACTTCTTATGGATCAAATCTGTCCTGCCACCACTAATATCACTTTATGATAAACTCATCTGTGAGGTGAATAACTAAAAGCCATTTCTCTGTCGACTGAAAGGAGGAGCTTACCATAGCTCCAATGTTCTGAAATACTGACCATAACTCCAACGTTCCCGATGCACTCAAAGGAGTAGTCCACTCCTCCGTCAGTCATCTCAACCAGCACTTCCTGGATGGGTTTACTGTGATCTTTGGGGTTCACACACTCAGTGGCTCCAAAGCTCTTGGCACTTTCAAATTTGGACGGATTTAGATCAATGGCGATGATTCTTGATGCTCCAGCTACTTTGCAGCCCATTATGGCAGCGAGCCCCACTGCTCCAAGACCGAACACGGCACACGTGGATCCGGGTTCTACCTTTAAGGAGAAGACGAGAGAATGGGGAGTTATCTTCTGGTACTCCTCACAGTTATTGGGCATTCTTCTATTAACAACAATGTCTGAGTTTCTTAAAAACACTGGAATGAACAGTAGTGTTAAAAAAGGAGCTTTACAAAATACCAATAAGCAGTAAATCTGTATAACATGAATGATAAAGAATAGAAAACAGCTAGAGGAAGAAAGGCAATACACAAGCGTGTATTGACCATTGTGTCCTCCTTCTGTATGTTTCTCACCCCAGCTGTGTTCAGCGCTGCTCCGTAGCCAGTGGAGATGCCACAGCCCAGCAGGCACACTTTATCCATCGGCGCTTTCCCATCCACTTTGGCCAGAGAGATATCCGCCACCACGGTGTACTCAGAGAAAGTGCTGGTCCCCATGAAGTGGAACAACTGCTTTCCCTTGCAGGTGAAGCGGGAGGTCTTATCAGGCATCAGCCCCTGGCCCTGGGTGATTCTGTGAAGGGgatgtgtggttgtggttgtagGAAGACATACAGTGTCAGTATTCTCTAGGTCATCCTATAACAATGACAGgaatgttattatttttttttaaaataaatgtttcaaaCATTGTACTGCTTTGTAATGTTACATATCagagacaaaaaataataattgctTGAACACGAGGAATGCATCTTGAATTTTAGAAAGACAGACCAACCTGATCTTCTGACACAGATTCGTCTTGGGGTTTTTACAGAACTTGCACTCTCCACACTGTGGCACATACAGAGGTATGACCGTGTCGCCTAGGTAGAGAAAATGTATCTCTTACCATTTCTGTTCTTGTTTTTGTTAcagaaccccccacacacaataacaacctCTATAATACATCAAACCATGAATATACACCTGCCAATGTCCTGCCAAGCTAGCTTTGGTGCCTTGACCTGTAAACTAGTACAGCTGCATTGCTGTTTacgttacacatacacatggcctTCCATGGTGTCAGTCTGGCTATTAGTGAGACTaagccctttgtgtgtgtgtggttgcaccACCTATACAAGTGAGATACATCTGGAATACATCAGAATTCTACAGTACCCTGAGGTGATTGCCAGTAGATGAGATTAAGCTATCCACAATGTATACTCTACTatgctatttattatttaactatTCATTGTGTTACATATAATATCACTTAAGTGAAACATATatgttatatactgtatgttatatTCAGTTCAAagtcttaaaaaaaaattgttttttattattttaaatcaaCTGTTTTCAATTCCCAGTTtatcatttgtaaataaaatgataTGTCATGATAATATTTCCCCAATCAGTAATCATATATAGTTTAATTTGTTTGGGTAGACCTGGTTTGAACTTGGTGACACCCTCTCCGACGCTCTCCACCGTGCCGGCACCCTCGTGGCCCAAGATGACAGGGAAGAGGCCCTCAGGGTCCGCTCCACTCAGGGTGTAGGCATCAGTGTGGCACACCGCAGTGGAATGGATCTGCAATGACAGCAGGCCACTACTGAATATAAAGAAATGCTTGTTGAGGAAAGGACTATGTCTGTAAACATATTAGTTGTCTTGACGCAGAATCTCAGTGAAAATAAAACTTTATACAATATTGGTCtttatatgaaatatataaacAATTGCCTTTCCATTTATCTGTATGCGTATTAAACATACAGGCATTCCGCTATGTTATGGTTAGAAATCCATATTCATGATTAATCGTTTTGCATAATAGTGTCTGATACCTAAAAAAGTAAACTATTGATCTGTGCTTAACTAACTGCATTGCACTGCAGTACTGTATATTATATAACATCAGAGATCAGTAATTTGGCAATCAGCCACATTCTGGCCATTCTCACCTTCACTCGGACTTCGTGGGCTCTGGGTGgggccacctccacctcctcaatGGACAGAGGCTTCCCAGCCTCCCAGGCCACTGCTGCCTTGCATTTGATCACCTTGAAACAAGCCATCATGCAATTAGCTGCAGTAAATTCAATCAATTCAAATCTCAGGTAGATGCAACTTCAGAGAGTTTTTGTTTATTGCATACCAGTCAGAGATAAGTGTAATTTGTAGCCCATGGTTGGGCAAAAGAAGACCCTATTATCAGTGATAATAAAACAAAACCAAGAAGCTAATACAACCATGTCAGTGTTCTACAGCAAAAAGTGAACTTTGCTCACACCAAGGTTCACTACCATAAACGAACATTTCCACTTGCAGAGCAAGCAGCAACCTGTACACTTAACACAACCACTCCCAACTGAACATAATGAGTCCCTAGTTTGTTTGATCAAATTGTCCTTATTCTTGTTGACTGTGACCACCACACGCCGTATTGTAAATAATGTAAAGGGGTAAAAATATCAGGATACAACACAGTATACTCATTAGGCAGAGTGCAGAGTGAAGAAAAGGTTTCTTACTTTTCCTGCAGTTGCCATTATGTAGCCGTGTTCAGAGGTCTTGTTAGAGTGCAAGCTTGTTGGAGGGAAAGCAGCTACATCCTGTAGCGAGTGCAGAAGGTCAAGTTCACTGTGTTTAAGGTTAATAATTACTCATTGCCTGGTGTTTGTGGATGTGGGATATGTTGCCAAGTTTGGAGAAAATCCTGAAAAGTTCTTCCATTTTTTATCCCCTTTGGTCATGTATTGTAAAAACAACTCTCAGGCATTTTGTGTAAACAGTGGTCACGCCATCTAAAACATAACTGAATACTTTTCCAATACTATTTCCAAACAAGTTTTGAGCTGGAGTGATTCACAATTTATGATAAGGAAATgatttgacacacacaaaaaaaaaaaaacatacaggaaATCTTAACTGTTAAAAGGGATTTTTGGCAAATGTGGCAACCACAGAAGTGGGTGGTACTATGAAGTGTTTCATTGCCTCTTATACAAACAAAGCCTTCCAGCTGTAGTCATCACAACTGGAAAAACTCTGCTTGTTCATCTTAATGAACAAGTTATGAACTACATTGCTTCCCTTCTTAAAATGCATTTAATATTGATGACATGGAAGCATACTGATATATTAGCATTGTGGTATGCCAGTATCTGGTTGTAAAATAATAGAAAAGCCTATAATTGTATAACAGTGCTGCTAATTGGACTATTAATGTTCACTATTTTAACATGCTTATGAGAAGTGTATCAAACAGCATGAATCTTAATTATATTACTCATAACAGTAAAGAACTGGCTGGATAAACAGAACAGTTGTTTTTCCATCCGTGCAATTTCAGAAGTATTCCTCCTTTAAATTTCCACCATACATTTCAAAGGTGGAAAAACCTTAATTCCACGAGAGCAATACTGATATTGACAAAGCCATGACCTTAGGCTTGTGGTTTTTCGCTGTGACATGCTCTTTTCTGTAACAAAGGTAACCAGCTGTGCAATGAGAAGAAATGACAAGACAAAAACATTTGCATTTTTTAGTCAAATTTAATCAGTTGTGATTGTAACAGGTGTGCCTTGATATAaacattaaacaaacaaacaaacaaacaaacaaacaaaaaaagccaTGATGGTCGCCAGAAGGACAACATCTTAAGTGCACACTGGGTAAGTGCCATGTGATGAGACCACTTCCTGTCCACTGGCTCCTCAGAGGTTCAGGACTGCACGGAGGCTGaaacaaacataacaaaaagTCACAGCATTAGCTTAAAACCAATACCAATTTTCTACTATTTTTTCTGATGTGCAGCTCCATTAAGTTAGAAATGACTAAGACCTAACCACATCCAACATCAATTATCAACACCTAACCATCCTTGAGGACACAAAAGATGACGTGCTATTATAAAAGCAAACAGGCATAATCAGCTTGCTTGGTAGATTTGGGGAAACTACCTCTTTCCTTGGTGCATGAGATCAAAGGCCTCGTTGATCTGGGGGAAGGGTAGTGTGTGGGTGATAAACTCATCCACCTTCAGCTTCTTGCTCATGTACTCATTCACCAGCTTGGGCACACTCTCCACACTCTTCCATCCTAAAGGTGCAGAGGACTGACCGTTTTACTCTGAACGCCACACACAGCCTCAAGTTCAACAGTCATGAAAAGTTAATTTTTCTGtcctttaaaaaataatttcctaAAGTGACTACAATTATGCTCTTAGGGATACAGGACACATGGGGTCATTGTGATAACACAAGAGTGAATATTTTGGCTTGGCCACTGATTTGACTGTGGTTTTAAAGTAATTCCCAATGTATGGCATTCATGTGTAATCTTCTACATGTCAGGCTAAATCACAGTATGATGAAGGGCAAGACCAGTGTCTTATTTCCTGTGGCTGATGAATGCTGATGGGAGGAAACTAGTCCATCGTTGCTCTAAACCCTAACCTCCGAAGGCGGTTCCCTTCCAGGTGCGCCCAGTGACCAACTGGAAAGGTCTGGTGGCGATCTCCTGCCCAGCTCCTGCCACTCCGATGATGACGCTCGTGCCCCAGCCCTTGTGACAGGCCTCCAAGGCTGACCTCTGAAACCACAGCACAGACCAGTCAGAGTAAATCAGTACTGGTCAACAGCTATACCTGCATGGGCTGAaaactgtgtgtttatgaaaaAACTAATTACAAATGTATTGAATGCATACAGAGGCCAAAATACTTCTTATATGTTGATATGTTGATTAACCTGTTGAAGATGGTATGATTATGTGGATTTAAAATCCAAGCAATTTCTTTAGAACTGACCAAGAAACAGAAACATATTTTAAGCCGTTTCCCCCCTGAAGAAACACAGTGCGAGTGAACTAAACAAGTGTACCCCATGTACCGATTGCAAAAGCATCTGAAATACTGACCATGATCCCAACATTCCCGATGCACTCAAAAGAGTAGTCCACTCCTCCGTCAGTCATCTCAACCAACACTTCCTGGATGGGTTTGCTGTGATCTTTGGGgttcacacactcagtcacccCAAACTGCTTGGCCACCTCGAACTTCTCAGGGTTGATGTCAACACCGATGATCCTGGTGGCTCCGACTGACTTGCAGCCCATGACCACAGCCAGTCCCACGGCTCCCAGTCCGAAGATGGCACAGGTGGAACCTGCCTCCACCTACAGGTTTGGCAAAGCATAGCATATAATTGAAAAACTATTTCAAGgcaataaaaatgacaacacaTTTAGTGtgtttccatccaacttcctAATGCGCATTTAATCTATTCGAATAAGAAATCCCGGTTGGAAACACGTGCAATGCGCATCAAAAATCCtaatgcacatctatatttgaTTCGCTAAAGGGGGGTGGATTAACTCTCGATGCGCATAAGGTATAATGCGAATAAAGTTGATAGAAACGGTGTGATGTAACCTTCAGAGAATCTCAGCAATCTCTGGCGCTTCCCTATAACATCAGGCAACTTGATGTGTTCTCTTGCTTGTTTCCGTAGAATAAAACAAACTGAATACACACATCGGTGCACAGCTGTTTTGCTGACGCTAAAGTTTTCGCCAACAACTCGATCGGCACACATCGCAAGTTTAtacaactagtgcagtgcccgttcaaacatgccattcctgtagaaaacctgtagcccGATTACATGCCCGCAGATATGCCTGCTTTAacaataggatgatagggaaaaacatcattccagctaagcattcaataatgtatTCTGAATATcataatatattagcctatcatgaatgtgcagtaagcagaatttaggcatgactgcatgtgatttctacagatcagaatggcataacaaatgttttgagttaaggctataggcctagcttATTGCATAACTTTCCTGATAGTGAAGACAAGCCATTTTGTGATCGTTTGacatttgcaacgatgtgactcaaaagcagtgtttggtagcataagtgacgttgctctgtctgccacttgttGTCTAGCCGTGTGGCACGTCTTCTGAAACgttaaattcgggaccattagcttgtttcaatttgggaccttgcagtcggaaatgtagtttgtttattcaaagtctcaTGTCCaatgtagcctgggctattcaaagcgtcagtttattgcacatacttttCATGTAATTTCGAATAGCCACTACATACCCatgtttgttggcgtgttgtccgcgtaatcattttatgcaagcaaacatacaggaagtctttattgttgaggtcagagaTGATAATCAAACATCTTGCATTTTAAACGTGATTTAGTGTTGCCAAATCTCCGCTTATCCTCTCTCTGGTCCTGCGCgcagtgctgtgtgagagggtggCTATGGTAGAGCAGAGAAAGCCaacgtgtgcttcttttaccgatatatttagcttttcttatccaaacaatgtcaaactatgcactgcacttactcatgccagTAGCAAGACACTACTCATGccagtagcaagacacctgccaagtttgaaatcgaACGGACCaacaacacgcagacagacagacagacgttcctgcaatttatggatagatagatgcgGTGGCTTGTTTGTTGGGATAGGCATCCGACAACGAGTACTCGGGGCAACAGCCAGGTCTATCATTTGTCATAATTCTTCAAACCCTGGCGGCCTTAAAATTTAGGCCCGACAAGACCCGAGCCCCACAGAAATCAGCCCGAGCCCGAGACTGACAGCTTTTTAAAAGCCCGAACCCGTTTACAGCCCGACATTATTCAAATGTCCGCACGCACGCAgctcttttgccttttgtcaaGAATGAGTAACATTTGACATATTTTATTCATGACTAACGTAGCCTAGGCCACTTGGAAGTtggaacaaagaaataaaatagccCAAGTCCTCTCAGCATTCTGAAGTTTGCGGGAACCCTCCCATACGCAGCCCCGACATTAATTAGTACTTGCGCCAGCTTTTCAAACCCCTCGCCATTTACAATATTAAAAGGCCTAATGTCTTTACAGCGAAAGCTGACACACTTCTTCTATAACCATTTGTTTCACATTTGCAGGGCTTGATTTTGTTGCTGTAGCCTAACAAACGATGTGATCCTGATGGGCACTGACAGCTTTGATCAACATGCCTTATCAGCGACGAATTCCCTGTCGTTCTACAGAATGTTGCATCCTTTGGATTTTACATAACCACTGGCTCATTATTCTCATTATGCACATGATCAAAACTTTTCCACACCTCAGACTTTGCTTTCTTTGCCAGTGCAACTAAAACGCCAGTCACAAGAGGCCAGCCACTGTTTCACCTCCTAAGCaagtgccaaatttgacaaaaaaactgCCGAGACCTTGGTCATTCCCAAGTGTATGGCGGTCTCCGGCGATGGGAAGCTGCCAACACCCGATTGTGCAACATTCTCCGCCTTCTCCTTCTAATCGatattaaacaaaatattttcaaaatgaaGGAACGAATTAGGCCTAGGGCCTAGGCTAGAGAGGAGGGCGTCCATTTCACTCAACATAGGCAAAGTGTCCCAAAATACTTAGAATCAATAGGTGTTGGAAACGCTGACTAATGCGCATTTTATGTATGCGCATTACCATGGATTCGCATCACTAATTCACATGAGTTGGATGGAAACACGCTAATTGATTgacaacacactgacacactgattCCGTTTTCAAGCAGAATGGTTGTCTCTGCCACCCAAAATCCAAACAGCAGCTAACTGATAAAAACTAGGTTCAGTTAAACAAGGTGAAGCAAAATCTACTTGATGCATGATACTATGCGATCAAGCGAAGGAGAATGTGTGCTCTGTGGTTGCTGCACTAATTTCACTTGATTTAATCATTGACAACATTCCAACCCAGGCTTTAACTGATCCAATCAGCATTCTGTTTGGGATAAAAACATTGCCTGTGGTAAAGTAAACAGAGGGGTAGCTGAGGTGGCTAAACCACTGGCTCTGTAATACAGACAGCATGTAGAGACATTAGCTAGTTATAAAGCATGTAATGAGGCAAGCAAGTAATCCATGTCTGCACAATGAAAACCTCTTGTAATTCCCATATCTGGCAGCATTACCTTGGCAGTATTCAGCACAGCGCCATACCCAGTGGAGATGCCACAGCCCAGCAGGCACACTTTATCCATCGGCGCTTTCTCATCCACCTTGGCCAGAGAGATATCCGCCACCACTGTGTACTCAGAGAAAGTGCTGGTCCCCATGAAGTGGAACAACTGCTTTCCCTTGCAGGTGAAGCGGGAGGTCTTATCTGGCATCAGCCCCTGGCCCTGGGTGATTCTGAAAAAGGACAGAGGAATAATCTGATCACTTGCACTTGGATCAATACAGATCATCTGAAAACAACAAGTTGCTCAGGTAGCAATTGGACTAAAAAGCCTGCTAACACACGGCCTGAACTTATGTTGAAATGTTGATTCAGTTCCATCAAATGCTGCTAAACTGCTAAATTATGAATTAAACTGCTAAATTATAATGCTGCCAACATTTCTAAATTATATTCTGACCTATTAAAAGTATATGTTTGGCCCTGgccgtggcgcgactggctggggcacctgcaccgtacaccggcgactcgggttcgattcccgccctgtggtcctttccggatcccaccccccACTATCTATCCcgctcgcttcctgtcattctggCTGATTCTGTGATATGCAGGAATTCTAGTACAAATTCAGTAAGCCAAAGCAGGCAACACGCCAGGGTCACATGTGGGTTAAACATTTCACATATTCTCCCCACATCTTGTTTTTCCATAATGGACACAACCATGACGTAACTGAGATTGACCTGCCATGTAACTGGTTGGTATGGAAAGAATCTGTTTCATTTTGTGGTTGATTAAAGGTGTGCATATGATAAGATTACAGGGTCTAATTACCTGATCTTCTGACACAGGTTAGTCTTGGGATTTTTACAGAATTTGCACTCTCCACACTGAGGCACGTACAGAGGAATGACCACATCCCCTAATTTTAAAAAACACAAGCGGTTAACTATACTGTTGCACATATCTGGTTCAGCCCAGCATTACAGTAAATTCAAGAATAATAACTGGAAATGTAGCTTTAAATCATGGTCTTTTTTacacaaattattttttcaaatgtcaTCATAAATTGCACTTCAGATAttagaaagggaaaaaaacacaagatCCACACTCAGTAAGCAGGTCTAGGATATCACCAGAGAAGTGTGAACTGTCTGACCTGGTTTGAACTTGGTGACACCCTCTCCGACGCTCTCCACCGTGCCGGCACCCTCGTGGCCCAGGATGACGGGGAAGAGGCCCTCAGGGTCCGCTCCACTCAGGGTGTAGGCATCAGTGTGGCACACCGCAGTGGAATGGATCTGCAATGACAGCAGGCCACTCAATTTTATGGACAAGTCGAAACATCTGTTAGAATGACCTACCTTACACATGTGGCCatgccatgtcgacattaaactcaacattttgagaataaagttagtttagagagagaacgaccgcttgGGACGATTGAAAAttaggacgaatgaaacattccagttttcttcgagtgcaacaatgattagacataggcctacatcatgtggacaaaacatagaacatattatcctccgttgctcagccaaatacttacCTGTTAGGTCcttttatcacagagttacaggcgataaatgcaatggtcaaaagtaaacgtcattagcggtttatttatttattgtaggcctattattaaagagtgtttttcatctaaaggttcaacttcatgcttatgcactagactaggcatagcctactaagtgctctccccaatcccagacttacatattgcatgtttgtttgtaatggatgcaaaacagcctattgctgaatgtctatggagggacgaatgaagctgtcctcccgaccaggcaaccccatgtattctaagtaaatgcacacatatatgTGTTTATAGTCTCCTATatttattgcaggtgagacatggaaaagcagttttagaaaaatgagttttgccatgttaacctatggagagtgacggctgtgggtcatgaagggcagttatttggatgtgcggtggccttacccacataaaacagagtgaaataacactttgtactatagaaacattatatcattggaaacatgtattattctagctatataaatggcatagtgcatggtatttccataaccacGAGATACAgcgcttcacgatgacggcaattaACAgacaatctatctgaatatctgcaatctagcaatctatctgaaataacaactatttgaagtaggcctattattcaagtcacatatgatgtgttagtgtaggctagatagcttaactgtaggctatgtttaaactgtatttcgagtttaatgtcggcatgtcgagattaaagtaatatgatatttcaactttattctcgaaatgtcgagtttaatgttgacatggcgactttaaagttaacatgtcgagtttaatctcgccatggtaaaatgtggccctaatactccgttgTACTAGAGGCCTGCAAGCAGCTGGCTGTCTTAAATCTCACAGGAGACAGCAGAGCATGCATTCTGCCACAGTGCATCCAGCTGTTACAATATCCCATCAGGCAACAGTTTCCCATCAGAACACAGCAGTGGTGAAATGACCAGATATCTTCAAAATATAATGCCTCCTTGGCCTTCTCTGATGTTCAGCTGTATTGTAGGTACCCACTGATTGAGAGAAGTAACTTGTTTGTAAAAAGGCAATTACACCCAGAGATAAAAGAAAGAATAGAGAAAAGTGAAAGAGGAGACGTCACCTTCACTCTGACTTCGTGGGCTTTGGGTGgggccacctccacctcctcaatGGACAGAGGCTTCCCAGCCTCCCAGGCCACTGCAGCCTTGCATTTGATGACCTGGTGGAGGCACAGATGTAGTTCTATCTCTGCACCTTACTCTGTAATATTACCATCAACACACAATCTGGATGCATCCTTCCCATATTTAGTGAACTTATAATGTTAGGTGAAATCAGTTGTCACATTGTTAATGGTATGGTATTAGACTTTGACTTAGAATACCATACACTGAAGATGAAAAGTTAACATATGATGTGAAGACTGCATTCACCAATTTTGTGCTTGCACGTGATGCTAAGGTAGCAGCAGATCTAACAATATTCGGGGTAGAATGTCACCGTGTTTTATCGTTGTAAAACCTAG of Alosa alosa isolate M-15738 ecotype Scorff River chromosome 14, AALO_Geno_1.1, whole genome shotgun sequence contains these proteins:
- the LOC125307110 gene encoding alcohol dehydrogenase class-3, which codes for MATAGKVIKCKAAVAWEAGKPLSIEEVEVAPPRAHEVRVKIHSTAVCHTDAYTLSGADPEGLFPVILGHEGAGTVESVGEGVTKFKPGDTVIPLYVPQCGECKFCKNPKTNLCQKIRITQGQGLMPDKTSRFTCKGKQLFHFMGTSTFSEYTVVADISLAKVDGKAPMDKVCLLGCGISTGYGAALNTAGVEPGSTCAVFGLGAVGLAAIMGCKVAGASRIIAIDLNPSKFESAKSFGATECVNPKDHSKPIQEVLVEMTDGGVDYSFECIGNVGVMRAALEACHKGWGTSVILGVAGAGQEISTRPFQLVTGRTWKGSAFGGWKSVESVPRLVNDYMTKKLKVDEFITHTLPFAEINEAFDLMHHGKSLRAVLQF
- the LOC125307370 gene encoding alcohol dehydrogenase class-3-like; the protein is MDTAGKVIKCKAAVAWEAGKPLSIEEVEVAPPKAHEVRVKIHSTAVCHTDAYTLSGADPEGLFPVILGHEGAGTVESVGEGVTKFKPGDVVIPLYVPQCGECKFCKNPKTNLCQKIRITQGQGLMPDKTSRFTCKGKQLFHFMGTSTFSEYTVVADISLAKVDEKAPMDKVCLLGCGISTGYGAVLNTAKVEAGSTCAIFGLGAVGLAVVMGCKSVGATRIIGVDINPEKFEVAKQFGVTECVNPKDHSKPIQEVLVEMTDGGVDYSFECIGNVGIMRSALEACHKGWGTSVIIGVAGAGQEIATRPFQLVTGRTWKGTAFGGWKSVESVPKLVNEYMSKKLKVDEFITHTLPFPQINEAFDLMHQGKSLRAVLNL